From a single Aspergillus puulaauensis MK2 DNA, chromosome 2, nearly complete sequence genomic region:
- the MDM34 gene encoding MDM34 family protein (BUSCO:EOG09261S0S;~COG:M;~EggNog:ENOG410PIAF;~InterPro:IPR031468,IPR027536;~go_component: GO:0032865 - ERMES complex [Evidence IEA];~go_function: GO:0008289 - lipid binding [Evidence IEA];~go_process: GO:0007005 - mitochondrion organization [Evidence IEA]): MAFNFNWSPLTADANFYTRAQDLLTAALNKSPKPPIIVDDIIVTELNLGSIPPELEILEVGDLAEDRFRGIFKMSYTGDAFLTLKTRVQANPLNTYLLTRPSFASPLPLAAATPLTIPLQITLSDFKLSGFVVLVFSKQKGITVVFRNDPLESLKVSSTFDSIPFVRDFLQKEIEAQLRILFMDELPAIIHRLSLRLWVPEYRDGEEQGSQGTTATTDGPGQDPLASPPQDPVDALGHALNDSDIASLSLDSSVETHSLFSQKNLLRLGALTDSQRTLSLFTPSIQEVVYRAWTLPFDAGDATAGVLSPGSPALSRTHSQAGNMSSFPDTASMVSSQTRSSASTHSLSSYSLNMGASRHSKAHSRKRKKRVVDLRRPKPTDDDASVSDESAFTESTGTPSVYSAPLPIVREQPDDPVTPPLSPDAGLQLPSIPERRHMSISRPSLRRRPSSLGQSGEPSSFEPTRVSEALDIDATPRATMRSHDEPGLHAEKLETRAPRQLPSTILPFADETPSSSIVDQALVERLAGEIARRMRDEKVSGSSSCNPFWDRLNHEETPPPAYGH; encoded by the exons ATGGCGTTCAACTTCAACTGGTCGCCGCTGACCGCGGACGCGAATTTTTACACCCGCGCGCAGGATCTCCTGACGGCCGCTCTCAATAAGTCGCCAAAGCCTCCGATCATCGTCGACGATATCATCGTTACAGAGCTCAACCTTGGTTCTATTCCGCCCGAGTTGGAGATCTTGGAGGTTGGAGACCTGGCAGAGGATCGGTTTCGCGGCATCTTCAAAATGTCTTACACGGGCGACGCCTTTTTAACACTCAAGACTCGTGTTCAAGCGAATCCCCTCAACACCTATCTTCTGACAAGGCCGTCTTTTGCGTCGCCATTACCTTTGGCTGCAGC GACACCCCTTACCATACCTCTCCAAATCACACTATCCGACTTCAAACTATCCGGTTTCGTCGTTTTGGTTTTTTCGAAACAAAAAGGGATCACGGTGGTATTTCGCAATGACCCGTTGGAATCGCTCAAGGTTTCCTCGACCTTTGACTCGATCCCGTTCGTCCGAGACTTTctccaaaaagaaatagaagcGCAACTTCGAATACTGTTTATGGACGAACTCCCTGCTATAATCCATCGCCTATCGCTACGCTTATGGGTCCCAGAATATCGTGATGGAGAGGAACAGGGAAGTCAAGGGACTACCGCTACTACGGACGGTCCAGGTCAAGATCCTTTGGCTAGCCCCCCACAGGACCCCGTGGATGCCTTGGGTCATGCCTTAAACGATTCGGATATTGCTTCGTTATCGCTTGATTCTTCAGTTGAAACACATTCTTTGTTCTCACAGAAGAACCTTTTGCGACTTGGTGCCCTTACCGATTCTCAGAGGACTTTATCACTGTTTACTCCCTCCATCCAAGAGGTTGTATATCGTGCATGGACGTTGCCATTCGATGCTGGCGATGCTACCGCAGGCGTGTTATCTCCGGGAAGCCCTGCGCTTTCAAGGACGCATTCCCAAGCCGGAAATATGTCGTCTTTCCCAGATACTGCTAGCATGGTATCTTCGCAAACTCGGTCCTCGGCTTCTACCCATAGTCTAAGCAGCTATAGCTTGAATATGGGAGCCAGCCGGCACTCTAAAGCGCACTctaggaagaggaagaagcgcgtCGTGGACCTGCGGCGTCCTAAGCCAACCGACGACGACGCAAGCGTAAGCGATGAGAGTGCATTCACCGAGTCAACCGGTACACCATCCGTGTATTCGGCACCCCTACCTATCGTGAGGGAGCAACCTGATGATCCCGTAACACCTCCATTGTCACCCGACGCTGGGCTGCAGCTCCCGTCCATTCCGGAACGGCGCCACATGAGCATCTCTCGGCCTAGTCTTCGTCGTAGGCCCTCGTCTCTTGGTCAGTCTGGggagccttcttcttttgaacCGACCAGGGTGTCCGAGGCCCTGGACATTGATGCAACTCCAAGAGCAACGATGCGCTCTCACGATGAACCCGGTCTACACGCCGAGAAGCTTGAGACTAGGGCCCCGAGGCAATTGCCTTCCACAATTCTCCCTTTCGCGGACGAAACGCCAAGCTCCAGTATTGTCGATCAAGCATTAGTTGAAAGACTGGCCGGCGAAATTGCGCGCCGCATGCGAGACGAGAAAGTGTCGGGCTCGAGCTCATGCAATCCGTTCTGGGACCGACTGAATCATGAGGAAACCCCACCTCCGGCCTATGGTCATTGA
- a CDS encoding uncharacterized protein (COG:S;~EggNog:ENOG410PQVD), whose translation MASHLNIGLPQIHTAKGKKCIPPTNDFIAGTWHVTHSSLPLWKGKQNVNITYELLPPDSSGVIKIDDLVKYQAAESEKIKSVHGIDTPSPGNQGAWDWRGKGWLMIASSHWECLGCGRTDDGNQWVVTYFAKTLFTPAGIDIYSRSKEGLLPTFVEEILKALRELGVVEITTLANEIFQVPQN comes from the coding sequence aTGGCTTCACATCTTAACATCGGACTCCCACAAATCCATACCGCGAAAGGGAAGAAATGCATTCCTCCGACCAATGATTTCATCGCAGGCACCTGGCACGTAACCCACTCCAGCCTTCCACTGTGGAAAGGCAAGCAGAACGTCAACATCACCTACGAGCTGCTCCCTCCCGACTCCTCAGGCGTCATCAAGATCGATGACCTAGTCAAGTACCAAGCTGCTGAGTCGGAGAAAATAAAGTCAGTCCATGGTATTGACACCCCAAGCCCAGGTAATCAAGGTGCTTGGGACTGGCGAGGCAAAGGTTGGCTGATGATCGCGAGCTCGCATTGGGAGTGCCTTGGGTGTGGCCGTACAGATGATGGCAACCAGTGGGTTGTTACATACTTTGCCAAAACCCTTTTCACGCCTGCTGGGATTGACATCTATTCTCGGTCCAAAGAAGGCCTTCTTCCGAcatttgtcgaggagattCTCAAAGCACTCAGGGAGCTCGGGGTCGTAGAGATCACGACGCTGGCCAACGAAATCTTCCAGGTCCCGCAGAACTAA
- a CDS encoding CCDC47 family protein (COG:S;~EggNog:ENOG410PI15;~InterPro:IPR012879;~PFAM:PF07946;~TransMembrane:1 (o70-89i)), which translates to MAEVLKNVFGGTQSSSSAAPEDGDFADFVKAPEPAPIVDSPSTPFGQNGAQPVVYTKWYRVWERTSPKDFMQEAMVLPIVILIVLFHFWGTRKNRRRATEWAKAHASPLRDQFAVVGFDGVQKSDDSVSVELTNPESILKENSAQEFSAYATGRQNVAFLDVAIKMPKRANPVTYWMDQAFAFFFESWPAPEEIYEATAYTFDGKEKDLVPVPGKDTSGLKVNNSTYDGFIFAIVHKSHMRNFRNDRYDASMTFTKDNAKLPQWVTVMTENAEITETLLTPELIEAVEKAGNSFKYLIVTDQPIDKPTKIEETVPRKRVQLVTSLASSASGYASTLPLFTQFLRLPDRLVNLGHFRPEVMRKIRNVREEEIKKLRRVDEQEKAEERKLLTEKLKKEERERILRGMNAEEQRKFLDREQQKEQRRSMKRYSKRG; encoded by the exons ATGGCGGAAGTTCTCAAGAACGTTTTTGGCGGCACTCAGTCGTCCAGCTCCGCCGCACCAGAGGATGGTG ATTTCGCCGACTTTGTCAAGGCCCCTGAACCTGCCCCCATCGTCGATTCCCCGTCGACACCATTTGGCCAGAATGGCGCTCAACCCGTCGTGTACACGAAATGGTACCGGGTGTGGGAGCGCACATCCCCAAAGGACTTCATGCAAGAAGCAATGGTTCTGCCGATTGTCATTTTGATTGTGCTGTTCCATTTCTGGGGCACCCGTAAAAACCGACGACGAGCGACTGAATGGGCCAAGGCCCATGCCTCCCCTCTCCGAGACCAGTTTGCGGTCGTTGGTTTTGATGGTGTCCAGAAATCCGACGACTCCGTGTCTGTGGAATTGACCAACCCCGAGTCTATTTTGAAGGAGAACTCTGCCCAGGAGTTTTCTGCCTACGCGACCGGTCGCCAGAACGTCGCATTTCTTGATGTTGCTATTAAAATGCCTAAGCGCGCCAACCCGGTTACCTACTGGATGGACCAAGCGTTTGCATTCTTCTTTGAAAGCTGGCCTGCACCTGAAGAGATATACGAGGCTACTGCGTACACTTTCGATGGCAAAGAGAAGGACCTGGTTCCAGTTCCGGGCAAGGATACCTCTGGTCTCAAGGTCAACAACTCGACTTATGATGGATTTATCTTCGCGATTGTTCACAAGAGTCACATGCGTAACTTCCGGAATGACAGATACGACGCCTCGATGACTTTTACTAAGGACAATGCGAAATTGCCTCAGTGGGTGACTGTTATGACCGAAAACGCCGAGATTACCGAAACCCTTCTCACTCCAGAGCTCATCGAGGCCGTGGAGAAGGCGGGCAACAGCTTTAAGTACCTTATTGTCACCGATCAGCCAATCGACAAGCCTACCAA GATCGAGGAAACTGTCCCACGCAAGCGCGTCCAGCTCGTCACATCTCTTgcctcttccgcttccgGTTACGCCTCTACCCTGCCGCTATTCACCCAGTTCCTACGGTTGCCCGACAGACTTGTTAACCTTGGCCACTTCCGACCTGAGGTTATGCGCAAGATCAGGAACGTTCGTGAGGAGGAGATTAAGAAGCTGCGGCGCGTGgatgagcaggagaaggccgAGGAACGCAAGCTGCTGactgagaagctgaagaaggaagagagggagCGGATTCTCCGCGGTATGAATGCCGAAGAACAGCGGAAGTTCCTTGACcgcgagcagcagaaggagcaaAGACGTTCCATGAAGAGGTATTCCAAGCGCGGTTAG
- a CDS encoding mitochondrial 54S ribosomal protein bL12m (BUSCO:EOG09265HPJ;~COG:J;~EggNog:ENOG410PPSM;~InterPro:IPR036235,IPR013823,IPR000206,IPR014719, IPR008932;~PFAM:PF00542,PF16320;~go_component: GO:0005840 - ribosome [Evidence IEA];~go_function: GO:0003735 - structural constituent of ribosome [Evidence IEA];~go_process: GO:0006412 - translation [Evidence IEA]): protein MSMTSQAAARCCRQLVRPSASLRLSAPYQQTISRRWQSAEAAAPANPKITQIVDQISQLNLLETADLVASLKSRLNIPDLPVGGFAMAPGAGAPGAAAAEEEEAAPPAQEKTLFNLKLEAVEGASKAKVIKEVKTLLGLSLVDSKKFVESVPKVLKESVPKEEAEKLIETLKAVGGKAVME, encoded by the exons ATGTCGATGACTTCCCAGGCCGCAGCTCGATGCTGCAGACAGCTCGTCCGCCCATCTGCTTCCCTTCGCCTTTCCGCACCATATCAGCAAACAATAAGCCGGAGGTGGCAGTCCGCAGAGGCTGCTGCACCCGCAAACCCCAAGATTACGCAGATTGTCGACCAAATCAGTCAATTGAACTTGTTAGAAACGGCCGACCTTGTTGCTAGCCTGAAG TCCCGCCTGAATATCCCCGACCTCCCCGTTGGTGGTTTCGCTATGGCCCCCGGAGCTGGTGCCCCAGGTGctgccgccgcagaagaagaggaagctgcTCCTCCCGCCCAGGAAAAGACCCTCTTCAACCTTAAGCTTGAGGCTGTCGAGGGTGCCTCAAAGGCCAAGGTTATTAAGGAGGTTAAGACGCTTCTCGGACTGTCGCTTGTTGACAGCAAGAAGTTCGTTGAGTCCGTGCCGAAGGTTCTTAAGGAGAGCGTGCccaaggaggaggcagagaagctTATCGAAACGCTTAAGGCCGTTGGCGGGAAGGCTGTTATGGAGTAA
- a CDS encoding velvet factor family protein (COG:S;~EggNog:ENOG410PP3Q;~InterPro:IPR021740,IPR037525;~PFAM:PF11754): MTTYVGRQNADIHRLGQKSALIAESPFRTCELSPLQMSGAPFQPWTYIPDGKYTNARTYAPEADHQRHTTASNPPYLAQEPPRFHLPVTQSHDPTMMQTASHPRPPVQAHAWDSGTDSKYNFAPNTTGSLSQYSIQRPSMSRPMEHAGPSSSYYDTSSRSRGSVGSVGRINDVDSQYSSSSATFPSPVHSDKSPVAFPPIAPLSGYQQLPIHQRNATTGMPSDFKILLQHAPTPSPPPRRTITSSRYHLSIRQQPIAARACGAGDRDRRPVDPPPILQMLLTDFNPDSEEDKNILQDPRFTVGCLLYPVHDLSWSSKSSNRMGRRDGTDLGINLEDSNAPGQSTPLLSGKSFVSPFYVDEEPDPDTAPSHPSTGNDTSRAPARRSSGGTSPASSRPPASFFIFSDLSVRTAGLYRLQFRLMNWGTVEDTGQSMPILAEAWSEPFQVYPAKNFPGMRDSSLLTVRLKELGFVELKTRGKGMGKGRRVMKADSKTNRSD; encoded by the exons ATGACTACCTACGTGGGCCGCCAAAACGCCGACATACATCGACTCGGGCAGAAATCTGCGCTGATCGCAGAAAGTCCTTTTCGGACTTGTGAACTTAGTCCTCTCCAGATGTCCGGGGCGCCATTCCAACCATGGACATATATCCCCGATGGCAAATATACCAACGCCAGGACATATGCACCCGAAGCAGACCATCAACGGCATACAACAGCTTCGAACCCTCCTTATCTGGCGCAGGAACCCCCACGCTTCCATCTTCCTGTCACTCAAAGTCACGACCCGACAATGATGCAAACGGCAAGCCACCCCAGACCTCCGGTACAGGCCCATGCTTGGGATAGCGGAACCGATTCGAAGTATAACTTCGCGCCAAACACAACAGGCTCACTGTCACAGTATAGCATACAGCGGCCAAGCATGTCAAGACCCATGGAACATGCGGGACCTTCAAGTTCATACTATGACACTTCAAGTCGTAGCCGCGGCTCTGTCGGCTCCGTTGGTCGAATCAACGACGTGGATTCGCA ATATAGTAGTAGTTCTGCAACTTTCCCGAGTCCCGTTCACTCCGATAAGAGCCCTGTGGCCTTTCCACCAATAGCACCCCTGTCAGGCTACCAGCAGCTTCCAATACACCAACGAAATGCCACAACCGGCATGCCATCCGATTTCAAGATCTTACTTCAGCACGCACCAACGCCGTCCCCGCCACCACGACGCACAATAACTTCTTCTCGCTACCACCTCTCCATCAGACAGCAACCGATAGCTGCCCGCGCCTGTGGTGCTGGGGATAGGGATCGACGGCCCGTGGACCCGCCTCCAATACTGCAAATGCTTCTCACAGATTTCAACCCGGACTccgaagaagacaagaataTCCTTCAAGACCCCCGATTCACAGTTGGATGTCTTTTGTATCCAGTCCATGATCTATCTTGGTCAAGTAAGTCATCAAACCGGATGGGCCGCCGGGATGGCACGGACTTAGGTATAAATCTCGAGGATAGCAATGCTCCTGGTCAATCCACGCCATTACTTTCCGGGAAGTCCTTTGTTTCGCCCTTCTACGTGGACGAGGAACCAGACCCCGACACTGCACCATCACACCCCTCCACCGGCAATGATACTTCAAGGGCACCCGCGCGAAGATCCAGTGGTGGCACCAGCCCCGCTTCATCCAGACCCCCAGCCTCGTTCTTCATATTCTCCGACCTCTCTGTCCGCACGGCTGGACTGTACCGCTTACAATTCCGGCTCATGAATTGGGGCACTGTAGAAGATACTGGCCAATCCATGCCTATTCTCGCCGAAGCATGGTCTGAGCCATTTCAAGTTTACCCAGCCAAAAACTTCCCAGGAATGCGCGATTCGTCGCTTCTCACTGTGAGGTTGAAGGAACTAGGATTTGTGGAGCTGAAGACGAGGGGGAAGGGAAtgggaaaaggaagaagggtTATGAAGGCAGATTCTAAGACCAATAGAAGTGATTAG
- a CDS encoding uncharacterized protein (COG:S;~EggNog:ENOG410PZN7) — protein MSRTRPPNPREWSRLQNHCTFLTPRTRTLLPPAINNHLPGKPNNHSLAHPRLLHTTPSRGAARPAPSTRIKAFQVRDTGRPGSLGQQPPTALPEEDLPPRNSVAHAQLQAHLQIFQKNAFPLVSAMLKDGVIDKNMTPKKFKRIGTALLQNAYTSHALSPDLIRNIARAEDVDLDTILEIGHVIAGENVQAARWVLASCLRAGSLVALLIAAARTLNGCHDGGNVYNATTVRELPSKTLLSRIAVIAQSKNEPHNSDPRVKLLYAKYLGLRGQYEQGIALVQEVLQLIEPSRVYRKPTLTINNSIEPPWLLLAWLKRELRKTQIKKKNGGRGDRKGDANDVVSQEEVDALRLGAIEYQDPIALVHYARYMGEESGINDYETYMGQAAAAGNKDACRKLANFYYLISVGQYPQLGTRDAKSTKLRTTAETTTEDIDMKEAESAKGALSTLLSYFGPRPRHEYRALAMEWYRVALAQGCFGSGLHLSLLHGQDGNHEAAGAVFQEVEKHADQMQGWAQKLIAALQEGTNVPTGLPLDV, from the exons atGTCGCGCACACGTCCTCCGAACCCACGAGAATGGAGCCGTCTACAGAATCACTGTACTTTCCTCACACCGCGCACCCGTACGCTTCTCCCTCCCGCGATCAACAATCACCTTCCCGGTAAACCCAACAACCACAGCCTCGCGCATCCACGACTTCTGCACACCACACCCTCTCGCGGCGCAGCTCGGCCGGCGCCTTCTACCCGAATAAAAGCCTTTCAAGTAAGAGACACCGGCAGACCCGGGTCTCTGGGCCAGCAACCCCCCACGGCCCTTCCTGAGGAAGACCTCCCGCCTCGGAACAGCGTCGCCCATGCTCAACTCCAGGCTCACCTGCAAATCTTCCAAAAAAATGCATTCCCACTGGTTAGTGCAATGCTGAAGGATGGGGTTATTGATAAGAACATGACGCCCAAGAAATTTAAGCGGATTGGAACGGCGCTGTTACAGAATGCGTACACATCGCACGCACTATCTCCGGACCTAATTCGTAATATTGCGCGGG CTGAAGATGTAGACCTGGACACCATTCTCGAAATCGGCCATGTCATTGCGGGAGAGAACGTCCAAGCTGCTAGATGGGTGCTCGCTTCCTGCTTACGTGCTGGGTCGTTGGTGGCGCTCTTAATTGCTGCAGCCCGTACTCTCAATGGGTGTCACGACGGCGGCAACGTGTATAACGCAACCACAGTTCGCGAACTTCCGTCTAAAACCCTACTTTCTCGGATTGCCGTCATTGCGCAGTCCAAGAATGAGCCGCATAATTCTGATCCGCGAGTCAAGCTCCTTTACGCGAAATACCTGGGTCTACGTGGGCAGTACGAGCAGGGCATAGCACTAGTCCAGGAGGTGTTGCAATTGATTGAACCCAGTCGAGTATATCGCAAGCCGACTCTAACTATTAATAACTCCATTGAACCACCgtggctgctgctcgcaTGGTTAAAGCGCGAGTTGAGGAAGACTCAAattaagaagaagaacggagGCCGCGGTGACAGAAAAGGGGATGCAAACGATGTAGTCTCTcaggaggaagtggatgcaTTACGTCTCGGGGCGATAGAGTACCAGGACCCAATTGCACTTGTGCATTATGCCAGGTACATGGGGGAGGAAAGTGGGATTAATGATTATGAAACATACATGGGGCAGGCAGCTGCGGCTGGGAACAAAGACGCATGCCGGAAATTAGCCAACTTCTACTATCTCATCTCAGTTGGACAGTACCCGCAGCTCGGGACGCGGGACGCAAAGTCTACAAAGTTACGGACGACTGCCGAGACCACTACGGAGGACATAGACAtgaaggaagcagaaagcGCGAAGGGTGCTCTATCAACATTATTGTCCTACTTTGGCCCACGTCCTCGTCACGAGTACCGCGCCCTGGCGATGGAATGGTATCGCGTTGCTCTGGCCCAAGGTTGTTTCGGTTCAGGGTTGCATCTTTCTCTACTTCATGGACAGGACGGTAACCATGAGGCTGCAGGGGCAGTGTTTCAAGAAGTTGAAAAGCACGCAGATCAAATGCAGGGCTGGGCTCAAAAGCTAATAGCTGCACTTCAGGAAGGAACAAACGTGCCAACGGGGTTGCCTCTTGATGTGTAG
- a CDS encoding uncharacterized protein (COG:D;~EggNog:ENOG410PR0S;~InterPro:IPR011009;~PFAM:PF12330): MASTHPHTFAEETTSRRRNTKPRSTHTSKRNVYGKRRTDAPRAVLEERSPAKPQTMTYPDTIQQSVDCIQAKLADIQLDETKTAEYMEEEHKKDDTNIETSAPIHIVDEIPKPTPTSLTEPAPVQQPSTKATPVAKKRFQEMVAVRITPRVIPQGSQEQAKKVANNTPAALDSCKRSARKTKPTRRTSSGYVSNEKANSYVRSILDQTLSPVAALGIQKFDSWAARAGEMLEVVKLAEGSYGEVYKLRLREDICQKEMSKSKLARLKACGDGVFKVVPLRAQSGPGSKKFTSIEEIVAEVKMLKYLDPIPGFARFREIHVVQGRFPEAFQKAWDRYKKTKNDCLNPNPSSKRAYPDSQIWAIIEMDDAGCELEKFSWASIFQVYDIFWGVAMSLARAEEYALFEHRDLHLGNVCIRSTRSDGHMHPPSDMEVMRQAESSSSGYGLSTLETTLIDYSLSRAELLMDETAELMEVTSSDLDKKQIFDAIGQDEDDALLRDTYRHMRAQLYKGNPVDTEKTPDIPGIWAEYAPRTNLIWLRFLLKMLLRNKKPEAPEPVAQKPRQPLAPRSSNKEIKKTTKSDKKQVASNETQVGSDVHATIMQLKQTIEDRLNAVLELLDLEHGHQDMCCAADLVAFAMDAQWLGEQDFFSA, translated from the exons ATGGCATCGACCCATCCCCATACCTTTGCTGAAGAGACAACCTCACGGCGACGCAATACGAAACCACGAAGTACACATACCTCCAAGCGAAATGTATACGGAAAACGGAGAACAGATGCCCCAAGGGCAGTGCTTGAAGAGCGAAGCCCTGCAAAACCCCAGACCATGACGTATCCCGATACAATTCAACAATCTGTCGATTGCATCCAGGCAAAGTTGGCGGATATCCAGCTTGATGAGACGAAGACAGCGGAATACATGGAAGAGGAGCATAAGAAAGATGATACCAACATAGAGACTTCAGCGCCTATTCATATAGTTGATGAGATACCTAAGCCGACGCCCACATCACTCACAGAGCCCGCCCCGGTTCAACAACCGTCAACGAAAGCCACTCCGGTCGCCAAGAAAAGATTCCAGGAAATGGTGGCAGTAAGAATAACACCAAGGGTTATCCCACAAGGATCGCAGGAGCAAGCGAAAAAGGTGGCAAATAATACTCCTGCTGCGCTAGACAGCTGCAAGCGAAGCGCAAGGAAGACTAAACCGACCCGACGGACCTCATCCGGATACGTTTCCAACGAAAAGGCGAATTCCTACGTTCGTTCTATCCTGGATCAAACACTGTCCCCAGTGGCGGCACTGGGCATTCAGAAATTCGATTCATGGGCTGCGCGTGCAGGTGAAATGTTGGAAGTTGTCAAATTGGCCGAAGGCTCTTACGGAGAGGTCTACAAACTCAGGCTAAGAGAGGATATATGTCAGAAGGAGATGTCCAAATCCAAACTGGCACGCCTCAAGGCATGTGGTGACGGTGTTTTCAAGGTTGTCCCTTTACGGGCCCAGAGCGGTCCTGGATCAAAGAAGTTCACTAGCATTGAGGAAATTGTGGCGGAGGTGAAGATGTTAAAATACCTGGACCCCATACCAGGTTTTGCACGATTCAGAGAAATTCACGTTGTGCAAGGTCGATTTCCAGAGGCCTTCCAAAAAGCCTGGGACCGTTACAAGAAAACGAAGAATGACTGCCTTAACCCTAACCCTTCGAGTAAAAGAGCCTATCCAGATTCACAGATCTGGGCGATTATTGAAATGGATGATGCGGGCTGTGAACTTGAGAAGTTTTCTTGGGCGTCGATTTTCCAGGTTTATGATATCTTCTGGGGTGTTGCCATGTCTTTAGCTCGTGCTGAAGAATATGCCTTATTCGAG CATCGTGATCTTCATCTTGGCAATGTCTGCATACGGAGCACGCGATCAGATGGTCATATGCATCCACCATCAGATATGGAGGTCATGCGTCAAGCAGAGTCAAGCTCAAGCGGTTACGGGTTGAGCACATTGGAGACAACTCTTATTGACTATTCCCTTTCGCGGGCGGAATTATTGATGGACGAGACGGCGGAACTGATGGAAGTAACCTCTTCGGACCTGGACAAAAAGCAGATCTTTGATGCGATTGGtcaagacgaagatgacgcTCTACTAAGGGACACATATCGACA TATGCGCGCCCAGTTATACAAAGGCAACCCAGTTGACACGGAGAAAACACCTGATATCCCCGGGATTTGGGCTGAATATGCTCCTCGGACGAATCTGATTTGGCTTCGATTCCTCCTCAAAATGCTGCTAAGGAACAAGAAACCCGAAGCTCCAGAGCCTGTGGCCCAAAAGCCACGACAACCTCTTGCCCCGCGTTCATCcaataaagaaataaagaagaCAACCAAGTCGGACAAAAAGCAGGTCGCTTCCAATGAGACCCAGGTTGGTTCGGATGTCCACGCCACAATCATGCAGCTAAAGCAGACAATCGAGGACAGGCTTAATGCTGTTCTTGAACTTCTAGATCTGGAACACGGTCACCAAGACATGTGTTGTGCTGCAGATCTAGTTGCATTTGCTATGGATGCCCAATGGCTTGGTGAGCAGGATTTCTTTTCTGCATGA